The following are encoded in a window of Ignicoccus islandicus DSM 13165 genomic DNA:
- a CDS encoding TIGR04053 family radical SAM/SPASM domain-containing protein, whose protein sequence is MRDGSLRCCTLRGGWDFNQKPLLVFWETTKACKLVCKHCRAEAIEKPLPDELTTEEGKRFIDQITEFGSPYPHLIMTGGDVLMRKDFWELAQYSISKGIRTLVAPSVTPLLTEEKIKRMKEIGIIGMSLSLDGARPEVHDEIRGIPGIFNRTVEVMKFVKSIGMFLQINTVVMKPTINDLPDVFKLIYDVGVDAWEVFFLIPTGRAGEELDLTPEEYWDVVNFLYDASKYGKVTIRTTEAPFYRVVYRLRVVMDEMGKDVSEIGVGELYYKLRSRLEEVMGPIPKEPPKQKRAPSAYTRDGYGIIFVAYNGDVYPSGFLPYKVGNVRERSLKDIYLNSDALKRIRDWRNFKSPCGTCEFGFMCGGSRARAYAYQKDPFGSDPACLYPKIREKLNSIIETALQFSSK, encoded by the coding sequence ATGCGTGACGGTTCTCTAAGGTGCTGTACCTTAAGAGGCGGTTGGGACTTCAATCAAAAGCCCCTCCTAGTTTTCTGGGAGACAACTAAGGCTTGCAAGCTAGTTTGCAAGCACTGTAGGGCTGAGGCAATAGAGAAACCTTTGCCGGACGAGCTAACCACCGAGGAAGGCAAGAGGTTCATAGATCAAATAACTGAGTTCGGTAGCCCATACCCGCACTTGATAATGACTGGCGGAGACGTCCTCATGAGGAAGGATTTCTGGGAGCTAGCTCAATACAGTATATCCAAGGGAATTAGAACTCTAGTTGCGCCTAGCGTAACGCCGTTATTGACAGAAGAGAAAATCAAGAGGATGAAGGAAATTGGAATAATTGGTATGAGTTTGAGCTTGGATGGAGCTAGACCGGAAGTTCACGACGAAATTAGGGGAATACCGGGAATATTCAATAGAACCGTTGAGGTAATGAAGTTCGTTAAGAGTATTGGTATGTTCTTGCAAATAAATACTGTTGTTATGAAGCCTACCATCAACGACTTGCCCGACGTTTTCAAGCTAATATACGACGTCGGAGTGGACGCTTGGGAAGTGTTCTTCCTAATACCGACCGGAAGGGCCGGAGAGGAATTAGATTTAACGCCGGAAGAGTATTGGGACGTAGTTAACTTCCTTTACGACGCATCAAAGTACGGAAAGGTAACTATAAGGACGACTGAAGCGCCGTTCTACAGAGTGGTCTACCGTCTCAGGGTGGTAATGGACGAAATGGGGAAAGACGTGAGCGAAATCGGGGTTGGCGAGTTGTACTATAAATTGAGAAGCAGGTTAGAAGAGGTCATGGGTCCGATCCCCAAGGAGCCTCCTAAGCAAAAGAGGGCGCCTTCCGCATACACTAGGGACGGCTACGGAATAATTTTCGTTGCTTACAACGGCGACGTCTATCCTTCCGGGTTCCTACCCTACAAGGTGGGCAACGTTAGGGAAAGGAGCTTGAAAGACATATACCTCAATAGTGACGCACTGAAGAGAATAAGGGATTGGAGGAACTTCAAGTCTCCTTGCGGAACTTGCGAGTTCGGTTTCATGTGCGGTGGAAGTAGGGCTAGAGCCTACGCGTACCAGAAGGATCCATTCGGTAGCGATCCGGCGTGTCTATACCCGAAAATAAGGGAGAAGTTGAACTCAATCATAGAAACGGCGTTGCAATTCAGCTCCAAATGA
- a CDS encoding DUF424 domain-containing protein: MFWVKLHEMGVYKMLTVVDEELMGVEVREGEAVLKVEESFFKGHLTDEEGVEGLLWRASIVYFIGERAVELGLKNGLVHPEAIKRIGSIPHAQSFSLEI, translated from the coding sequence TTGTTCTGGGTAAAGCTTCACGAAATGGGAGTCTACAAAATGCTGACAGTGGTGGACGAAGAGTTAATGGGCGTTGAAGTGAGGGAGGGTGAGGCAGTTTTAAAAGTAGAGGAGAGCTTCTTCAAAGGCCACTTAACTGACGAGGAAGGCGTAGAGGGTCTCTTATGGAGGGCTTCAATCGTTTACTTCATTGGCGAAAGGGCAGTTGAGCTAGGCCTCAAGAACGGGTTAGTTCACCCTGAAGCGATAAAGAGAATAGGCTCCATACCTCACGCCCAATCGTTCTCGTTAGAAATATGA
- a CDS encoding YkgJ family cysteine cluster protein produces MTVDGYVKLRTNSKFRFKCTRKANCCRGGPNVSLTVFDVIRIAKYLGKHWSEIIPTYVKVIIADVVPFLALRGIRNECVFLRKGENGYECEIYPVRPMRCRLYPLIPSAPGSDVVYLDPKCPGVGSGPEREVPKETLEKYYEEVRIHYKLIMEKILEKGLEPREALEEVLDELWEEVKVEAPEGLPP; encoded by the coding sequence ATGACCGTTGACGGGTACGTGAAGCTGAGGACTAACTCGAAGTTCAGGTTTAAGTGTACTAGGAAGGCGAACTGCTGTAGAGGCGGACCCAACGTATCGCTAACGGTTTTCGACGTAATAAGGATAGCCAAGTACTTAGGCAAGCACTGGAGCGAAATAATACCGACATACGTGAAGGTGATAATAGCCGACGTCGTTCCCTTCTTAGCCTTAAGGGGAATAAGGAACGAGTGCGTATTCCTAAGGAAGGGGGAGAACGGTTACGAATGCGAAATATATCCCGTTAGACCCATGAGGTGCAGGCTATACCCATTGATTCCCTCTGCCCCAGGTTCCGATGTGGTCTACTTAGATCCCAAGTGTCCGGGAGTGGGCAGCGGCCCGGAGAGGGAGGTCCCTAAGGAGACCTTAGAAAAGTACTACGAGGAGGTGAGGATACATTATAAACTAATAATGGAAAAAATCTTGGAGAAAGGGTTGGAACCAAGGGAGGCGTTAGAAGAGGTATTGGACGAGCTCTGGGAAGAAGTGAAGGTAGAAGCTCCAGAGGGATTGCCTCCCTAG
- a CDS encoding multiheme c-type cytochrome, whose translation MRSALMALFFAAALLAMPMMGPMHGGMNENANTIDLMAAINNLPNVSQQTKACLACHVQYTPGIVADWLKSKMAHVTPAEAWKKPAIKREVSTPLDEIPPQYRNVVVGCYECHTMNADKHPDTVDHFGFKIHPIVTPNDCKTCHKVEVEQYSQSSKAWAYKNLMKNPVYKGLVDASTTFMCMGKKIGGEQTSQAASCLECHGTVVKVKGFKQITYKGLVVTVPDYEGWPNHGVGRVNPDGSRGACTACHPRHSFDIAVARSPYTCGQCHLDPDVPAFNVWKESKHGNLWMVHHKRYNMKAPDWKPGADFQAPTCATCHMSQLVDPITKQVIVPRTHNVDTRLWVRLFGLIYAHPMPKVGDHTLLSVEAVPASTAEALAKQGLTIAKALVGVKLPMPISLAPDVKTGKFVYAKLPNGEPGLISPEEQAKRKETMKLICTQCHSKDYVENKFKLLDEQIKESNLATLKATVLLLKAWQSGLAHVDLKDPKTLFDEYIERLWIESWLFYGNSIRYGTAMNGQDWTTFKRGWYQLTKDLEQMQMLLELYNKAAAK comes from the coding sequence ATGAGATCGGCCTTAATGGCCCTGTTCTTCGCGGCCGCCTTACTGGCTATGCCAATGATGGGTCCAATGCATGGCGGAATGAACGAAAACGCTAACACCATTGACCTCATGGCCGCCATAAACAACCTACCTAACGTTAGCCAACAGACCAAGGCTTGTCTCGCTTGCCACGTGCAATACACTCCCGGTATAGTCGCTGACTGGCTCAAGAGCAAAATGGCTCACGTTACCCCAGCTGAAGCTTGGAAGAAGCCAGCCATCAAGAGAGAAGTGAGCACTCCGCTCGATGAGATACCGCCGCAATACAGGAACGTAGTGGTTGGATGTTACGAGTGTCACACAATGAACGCTGACAAGCACCCCGACACCGTTGACCACTTCGGCTTCAAGATACACCCAATAGTAACCCCTAACGACTGTAAGACCTGCCACAAGGTAGAGGTTGAACAGTACAGCCAAAGCAGCAAAGCATGGGCCTACAAGAACTTAATGAAGAATCCGGTCTACAAGGGCCTAGTAGATGCTTCTACTACCTTCATGTGCATGGGTAAGAAGATAGGCGGTGAACAAACCAGCCAAGCTGCTAGCTGTCTGGAGTGCCACGGTACTGTAGTTAAAGTAAAGGGCTTCAAGCAAATAACTTACAAGGGCCTAGTTGTAACCGTACCGGACTACGAGGGTTGGCCTAACCACGGAGTCGGTAGGGTCAACCCGGATGGGAGCAGGGGAGCTTGTACTGCTTGCCACCCCAGGCACAGCTTCGACATAGCTGTAGCTAGGAGCCCCTACACTTGCGGTCAATGCCACCTAGACCCGGACGTACCTGCCTTCAACGTATGGAAGGAGAGCAAGCACGGCAACCTATGGATGGTGCATCACAAGCGCTACAACATGAAGGCTCCCGATTGGAAGCCTGGAGCTGACTTCCAAGCGCCCACGTGTGCAACTTGTCACATGAGCCAGTTAGTAGACCCGATAACTAAGCAAGTGATAGTACCTAGGACTCACAACGTTGACACTAGGCTATGGGTAAGGCTCTTCGGTCTAATTTACGCTCACCCAATGCCCAAGGTTGGAGACCACACCTTACTGAGCGTTGAGGCCGTCCCAGCTAGCACTGCCGAGGCTCTAGCCAAGCAAGGACTAACCATAGCGAAGGCGTTAGTTGGAGTAAAGCTACCAATGCCGATAAGCCTAGCGCCCGATGTAAAGACCGGCAAGTTCGTATACGCAAAGCTACCTAACGGCGAACCCGGCCTAATAAGCCCAGAGGAGCAAGCTAAGAGGAAGGAAACCATGAAGCTAATATGTACTCAATGCCACTCCAAGGATTACGTTGAGAACAAGTTCAAGCTACTAGACGAACAGATCAAGGAGAGCAACTTAGCGACCCTAAAGGCAACCGTGCTACTACTGAAGGCGTGGCAGAGCGGCCTAGCTCACGTGGACCTAAAGGACCCGAAGACCCTCTTCGACGAGTACATTGAGAGGCTGTGGATAGAGAGCTGGCTGTTCTACGGCAACAGCATTAGGTACGGTACTGCGATGAACGGCCAAGACTGGACCACCTTCAAGAGAGGCTGGTACCAGTTAACTAAGGACCTAGAGCAAATGCAAATGTTACTCGAGCTATACAATAAGGCGGCCGCTAAGTAA
- a CDS encoding metallophosphoesterase family protein → MKVLHVSDVHCYDELLEKVLEDEEYDLVVATGDFECLSTAEKLSKAKAKVLAVTGNSDDPQIADYLEDTGMSVENKVVTFRGLKFAGVSGQDPRTSLKKLIGEEFDVLLTHYPPKGVVDLAWTGNHIGSNSVRKLVEEKEPLVVHCGHVHEARGWDKLGRTIVINSGSLEEGWYAIIDGEKLRIIFKNALGI, encoded by the coding sequence TTGAAGGTATTACACGTAAGCGACGTGCACTGTTACGATGAACTCTTAGAGAAAGTACTGGAGGATGAAGAGTACGATTTAGTAGTAGCAACCGGAGACTTCGAATGCTTAAGTACAGCTGAGAAATTGAGCAAGGCTAAGGCTAAGGTATTGGCAGTAACCGGCAACTCGGACGATCCCCAGATAGCTGATTACTTGGAAGACACTGGCATGAGCGTTGAGAACAAGGTAGTAACGTTCAGAGGACTTAAGTTCGCTGGCGTCTCAGGTCAAGACCCTAGAACTTCACTGAAGAAGCTAATTGGAGAGGAGTTCGATGTGCTCCTAACGCATTACCCGCCCAAGGGCGTAGTAGATCTGGCTTGGACCGGTAACCACATCGGGTCAAATAGCGTTAGGAAACTCGTAGAGGAGAAGGAACCTCTGGTCGTTCACTGCGGTCACGTACACGAAGCTAGGGGATGGGACAAATTGGGGAGAACGATCGTAATTAATTCGGGTAGCCTAGAGGAAGGCTGGTACGCAATAATAGATGGGGAGAAGCTTAGAATTATCTTTAAGAACGCTTTAGGGATCTAG